The region atattatatacagttggttcggagccagtaaaacggcagcctccggcgacattatattatatacagttggttcagcagcctccggcgacattatattatatacagttggttcagcagcctccagcgacattatattatatacagttggttcagcagcctccggcgacattatattatatacagttggttcagcagcctccggcgacattatattatatacagtaggttcagcagcctccggcgacattatattatatacagttggttcagcagcctccggcgacattatattatatacagtaggttcagcagcctccggcgacattatattatatacagttggttcagcagcctccggcgacattatattatatacagtaggttcagcagcctccggcgacattatattatatacagttggttcagcagcctccggcgacattatattatatacagtaggttcagcagcctccggcgacattatattatatacagttggttcagcagcctccggcgacattatgttatatacagttggttcagggccagtaaaacggcagcctccggcgacattatattatatacagttggttcggagccagtaaaacggcagcctccggcgacattatattatatacagttggttcagggccagtaaaacggcagcctccagcgacattatattatatacagttggttcagggccagtaaaacggcagcctccggcgacattatattatatacagttggttcagggccagtaaaacggcagcctccagcgacattatattatatacagttggttcagcagcctccagcgacattatattatatacagttggttcggagccagtaaaacggcagcctccggcgacattatatacagttggttcggCAGCCTCcagcgacattatattatatacagttggttcggAGCCAGTAAACGgcagcctccggcgacattatattatatacagttggttcagcagcctccagcgacattatattatatacagttggttcagggccagtaaaacggcagcctccagcgacattatattatatacagttggttcagggccagtaaaacggcagcctccggcgacattatattatatacaattggttcagggccagtaaaacggcagcctccggcgacattatattatatacagttggttcagcagcctccagcgacattatattatatacagttggttcagggccagtaaaacggcagcctccagcgacattatattatatacagttggttcagggccagtaaaacggcagcctccggcgacattatattatatacagttggttcagcagcctccagcgacattatattatatacagttggttcggCAGCCccggcgacattatattatatacagttggttcagggccagtaaagcggcagcctccggcgacattatattatatacagttggttcagcagccttatattatatacagttggtacagcagcctccggcgacattatattatatacaggtggttcagggccagtaaaacggcagcctccggcgacattatattatatacagtcgGTTCGGCAGCCTCcagcgacattatattatatacagttggttggagccagtaaaacggcagcctccggcgacattatattatatacagttggttcagcagcctccagcgacattatattatatacagttggttcagcagcctccggcgacattatattatatacagttggttcggcagcctccggcgacattatattatatacagttggttcagcagcctccggcgacattatattatatacagttggttcagcagcctccggcgacattatattatatacagttggttcagggccagtaaaacggcagcctccagcgacattatattatatacagttggttcggcagcctccggcgacattatattatatacagttggttcagcagcctccggcgacatattatatacagttggttcagcagcctccggcgacattatattatatacagttggttcagggccagtaaaacggcagcctccagcgacattatattatatacagttggttcagggccagtaaaacggcagcctccggcgacattatattatatacagttggttcagcagcctccggcgacattatCTTATATACAGTAGGTTCAGCAGCCTCctgcgacattatattatatacagttggttcggagccagtaaaacggcagcctccggcgacattatattatatacagttggttcagcagcctccggcgacattatattatatacagttggttcagggCCAGTAAAACGGCAGCCTCCTGCGACATTATATTTAAAAGGGAAAACAGAGTTGTTGTTTTACTCaacatgttttgttgttgatATTTGTTACTGTTGAGAGGAGAACTCACCAGAAATAATTTCACCGTTTATACCCTGCTGTCTCCTGTGACAAAGAAACGTTTGATTTGTTTGGTTGTTTTAGGCTCAGAGGAACCGCCTGTCTTCCTGGAGCTACACTACAACGGTTGTCCTGACAACGCACAGTGTCCTCTACTGCTGGTGGGCAAGGGCATCACCTTTGACAGGTACGCGCACACATCACACGTCACTGCTGTCCAATCAGGGTGCTCTATTCACTGTGTTGGACACACTAGTGGTTCAAATATCAGCTGCCATTTTTTTTTTGATTCCTAGTCTCATTTAATTGATACAACTGTTACttactctctccgtctctctgtctagtgGTGGGATCAGTCTAAAGCCTCCGTCAGGTATGGACGCGATGAGGGCTGATATGGGAGGAGCCGCCACGGTGTGTTCCGCCATCGTCACGGCAGCAGCCCTCAACCTGCCAATCAACATCATAGGTGAGCTTGCGGCGACGTGACGCGCTAGCCAATCGACCCTGTTTCTTAAGAActaatgtcctgtaggttttaactccaggagggtatctctccaggaacagggttggagttaaaacctacaggagggtatttctccaggaacagggttggagttaaaaccttcaggagggtatctctccaggaccagggttggagttCGTCTGCAGCTTGTCTCCTAGAAGTTTCTAGTTTGGTCTGCAGCTTGTCTGCTAGAGGTTTCTGGTTTGGTCTGCAGCTTGTCTGCTAGAGGTTTCTGGTTTGGTCTGCAGCTTGTCTGCTAGAGGTTTCTAGTTTGGTCTGCAGCTTGTCTGCTAGAAGTTTCTGGTTTGGTCTGCAGCTTGTCTCCTAGAGGTTTCTGGTTTGGTCTGCAGCTTGTCTCCTAGAGGTTTCTAGTTTGGTCTGCAGCTTGTCTCCTAGAGGTTTCTAGTTTGGTCTGCAGCTTGTCTGCTAGAGGTTTCTAGTTTGGTCTGCAGCTTGTCTCCTAGAGGTTTCTAGTTTGGTCTGCAGCTTGTCTCCTAGAGGTTTCTAGTTTGGTCTGCAGCTTGTCTCCTAGAGGTTTCTAGTTTGGTCTGCAGCTTGTCTCCTAGAGGGTTCTGGTTTGGTCTGCAGCTTGTCTGCTAGAGGTTTCTAGTTTGGTCTGCAGCTTGTCTGCTAGAAGTTTCTGGTTTGGTCTGCAGCTTGTCTCCTAGAGGTTTCTGGTTTGGTCTGCAGCTTGTCTCCTAGAGGTTCCTAGTTTGGTCTGCAGCTTGTCTGCTAGAGGTTTCGAGTTTGGTCTGCAGCTTGTCTGCTAGAGGTTTCTAGTTTGGTCTGCAGCTTGTCTCCTAGAGGTTTCTAGTTTGGTCTGCAGCTTGTCTGCTAGAGGTTTCTGGTTTGGTCTGCAGCTTGTCTGCTAGAGGTTTCTGGTTTGGTCTGCAGCTTGTCTCCTAGAGGTTTCTAGTTTGGTCTGCAGCTTGTCTCCTAGAGGTTTCTAGTTTGGTCTGCAGCTTGTCTCCTAGAGGTTCCTAGTTTGGTCTGCATCTTGTCTCCTAGAGGTTCCTAGTTTGGTCTGCATCTTGTCTCCTAGAGGTTTCTAGTTTGGTCTGCAGCTTGTCTCCTAGAGGTTCCTAGTTTGGTCTGCATCTTGTCTCCTAGAGGCTTCTAGTTTGGTCTGCATCTTGTCTCCTAGAGGTTTGTAGTTTGGTCTGCAGCTTGTCTGCTAGAAGTTTCTGGTTTGGTCTGTAGCTTGTCTCCTAGAGGTTCCTAGTTTGGTCTGCAGCTTGTCTGCTAGAAGTTTCTGGTTTGGTCTGCAGCTTGTCTCCTAGAGGTTCCTAGTTTGGTCTGCAGCTTGTCTGCTAGAGGTTTCTGGTTTGGTCTGCAGCTTGTCTCCTAGAGGTTTCTAGTTTGGTCTGCAGCTTGTCTCCTAGAGGTTTCTAGTTTGGTCTGCAGCTTGTCTCCTAGAGGCTTCTAGTTTGGTCTGCATCTTGTCTCCTAGAGGTTTGTAGTTTGACCTGCAGCTTGTCTGCTAGAGGTTTCTCCACAGGAAGTAGTAATGTGTGTTATTAACAGGTCTAGCACCTCTCTGTGAGAACATGCCCAGTGGAAAAGCCAACAAGCCTGGAGATGTCGTCACCGCCAAGAACGGCAAAACCATACAGGTATTTGTTACCGTGGCTACTAAACCATTACAGGTCTTTGTTACCATGGCTACTAAACCATACAGGTCTTTGTTACCATGGCTACTAAACCATACAGGTCCTTGTTACCGTGGCTACTAAACCATGCAGGTCATTGTTACCGTGGCTACTAAACCATACATGTCTTTGTTACCGTGGCAACTAAACCATACAGGTCTTTGTTACCGTGGCTACTAAACCATACAGGTCTTTGTTACCGTGGCTACTAAACCATTACAGGTCTTTGTTACCGTGGCTACTAAACCATGCAGGTCTTTGTTACCGTGGCTACTAAACCATGCAGGTCTTTGTTACCGTGGCTACTAAACCATGCGGGTCTTTGTTACCGTGGCTACTAAACCATGCAGGTCTTTGTTACCGTGGCTACTAAACCATGCAGATCTTTGTTTACATCAAATTACgtattttgtgtgtgtaggtggacaaCACGGACGCAGAGGGACGGTTGATCCTAGCAGATGCTCTCTGTTACGCTCACAGCTTCAACCCCAGGGCCATCGTCAACGCTGCTACCCTCACTGGTTAGTACCCTCACTGGTTAGTACCCTCACTGGTTAGTACCCTCACTGGTTAGTACCCTCACTGGTGAGTGCCCTCACTGGTGAGTGCCCTCACTGGTGAGTACCCTCACTGGTCCCTCACTGGTTAGTACCCTCACTGGTTAGTACCCTCACTGGTTCCTCACTGGTTAGTACCCTCACTGGTTAGTACCCTCACTGGTTCCTCACTGGTTAGTACCCTCACTGGTTCCTCACTGGTTAGTACCCTCACTGGTTAGTACCCTCACTGGTTCCTCACTGGCTAGTACCCTCACTGGTTAGTACCCTCACTGGTTCCTCACTGGCTAGTACCCTCACTGGTTAGTACCGTCACTGGTTCCTCACTGGTTAGTACCCTCACTGGTTAGTGCTCTCACTGGTTAGTGCCCTCACTGGCTAGTGCCCTCACTGGCTAGTGCCCTCACTGGTTAGTACCCTCACTGGTTAGTACCCTCACTGGTTCCTCACTGGTTAGTACCCTCACTGGTTCCTCACTGGTTATTACCCTCTCTGGTTAGTACCCTCACTGGTTCCTCACTGGCTAGTGCCCTCACTGGCTAGTGCCCTCACTGGCTAGTGCCCTCACAGGCTAGTGCCCTCACTGGCTAGTGCCCTCACTGGCTAGTGCCCTCACTGGCTAGTGCCCTCACTGGTTAGTGCCCTCACTGGCTAGTACCCTCACTGGTTCCTCACTGGTTAGTACCCTCACTGGTTCCTCACTGGTTAGTACCCTCACTGGTTAGTACCCTCACTGGCTAGTGCCCTCACTGGCTAGTGCCCTCACTGGTTAGTGCCCTCACTGGCTAGTACCCTCACTGGTTAGTACCCTCACTGGTTCCTCACTGGTTAGTACCCTCACTGGTTCCTCACTGGTTAGTACCCTCACTGGTTAGTACCCTCACTGGCTAGTACCCTCTTGGTCACTCGTGTTTTCTGTCTCTCAGGAGCGATAGATGTTGCTCACTAACTGGCTAGTCTATTGGTCtcgtgttttctctctgtctctcaggagcGATAGATGTTGCTCACTAACTGGCTAGTCTATTGGTCACTCGTGTTTTCTGTCTCTCAGGAGCGATAGATGTTGCTCACTAACTGGCTAGTCTATTGGTCACTCGTCTTTTCTCTCAGGAGCGATGGATGTTGCTCTGGGTTCAGCAGCGACAGGAGTCTTCACCAACTCTGACTGGCTCTGGGAACAGCTTCACAaggtaacagacagacacacagacagacacacagacagacacacagacagacagacagacagacacacagacagacacacagacagacacacagacagacacactgaaaaGCCATCCTCTAGTATAATTGGGTAAGTTGGGTTCTTCTATCAGAAAAACGGAAATCAACTAAAATGTATTGAACTGGTTcggaaaaaaacattattttgcaaAATATTATGAACTGAAAAGATCTGAAATTCATATTTCCTGTCTGACGAGGAGCACGTGGAAATgcccctgtgtgtctgtggtttctGTGCCATATTCCTGTAACTGTCTGACGAGGAGCGCGTGGAAATgcccctgtgtgtctgtggtttctGTGCCATATTCCTGTAACTGTCTGACGAGGAGCACGTGGAAATgcccctgtgtgtctgtggtttctGTGCCATATTCCTGTAACTCTGACGAGGAGCACGTGGAAATgcccctgtgtgtctgtggtttctgtgccttcagaaagtggaCATAAACCCCTTGCCTTATTACAGCCTGCATTCAAACTGGATCGACGTCTTTCTCCCCCATAATAAccaagtaaaaacatgtttttagaaattgttacatttattgaaaattaaatactgaaatatctcatttacataaagtattcacacccccgagTCACTTTGTCTTTCTTTTAAggctctaagagtcattacagctgggagtctttctgggtaaatctctaagagtcattacagattagtctttctgggtaaatctctaagagtcattactaagagctgagtctttctgggtaagtctctaagagtcattacagattagagtctttctgggtaagtctctaagagtcattacagattagagtctttctgggtaagtctctaagagtcattacagtaaatctctaagagtctttctgggtaagtctctaagagtcattacagcttagagtctttctgggtaagtctctaagctctttccacacctggattgtgcaacatttgcccattattctttaaaatattcttcaagctctgtcacattggttgttgatcattgctagacaaccatttccagGTCTGACCATAGATTTAAGTaactgctgaaaggtgaattcatctcccagtgtctggtggaaagaagactgaaccaggttttcctctaggattttgcctgttctcagctccattccgtttctttttatcctgtaAAACTCCCCAGTACTTaactattacaaacatacccataacatgatgcagccaccactatgcttgaaaatattgagtgttactcagtaatgtgttggatttgccccaaacataacgcgtTGTATTCTGGACACAAAGTTCATTCTCTACCATTTCACGCactattactttagtgtcttgttgcaaacaggatgcatgttttggaatattcttattctgtacaggcttccttctgttCACTGTGTCAtttcagttagtattgtggagtaactacaatgttgttgttccatcctcagttttctcctatcacagccattaaactctgtaactgttttaaagtctaaattggcctcatgatgaaatccctgagcagtttccttcctctccggcaactgagttaggaaggacgcctgtatctttgtagtgactgggtgtattgatacatcatctaaagtgtaattaataacttcaccatgttcaaagggatattcaatgtctgtttgttTTAACCAATAGGAGCCATTTGCGAGGcagtggaaaacctccctggtctttgtggttgaatctgtgtttgaaattcactgctggactgagggacctttcaattatctgtatgtgtggggaaaGAGATGAGGAAGTCATTAAAAAACTCATGTTAAAGATTATTATACACACTGTCCAAGCACATCTTCACTCCTGAACTtgaggcttgtcataacaaaggagTAGAATACTTATTaactgaagacatttcagttttaaTTCATTTGTTAAAATTTcgaaaaacacaacaaaatgtgggaaaagtcaagggggtgaatactttctgaaggcactgcatgtctaCACTTTGTATCCGTTAGCAATGATGCTAATGCTGCTGATGCTAATGCTGCTAATTATGCTGATGATGATGCTAATGCTGCTGATGCTAATGCTGCTGATGCTAATGCTGCTGATGCTAATGCTGCTAATTATGCTGATGATGATGCTAATGCTGCTGATGCTAATGCTGCTGATACTAATGATACTGATGCTGCTaatgctactgatgctgctaatgctactgatgctgctaATGCTACTGATGCTAATGCTACTGATGATGCTAATGCTGCTGATACTAATGCTACTGATGCTAATGCTACTGATGCTACTGATGCTGCTAATGCTACTGATGATACCATTCTTCCCCATCTCAATTAAGAGTTAACTATAAAGTAGCCTCTGCATATCTGCATCCAGTAGTCATGTGTTTTGCATAATATAAAGAAACTTCCTCAGATGTTTTTCTCCCTCaagtctcctgatgtggtttaagcatttgGAGTTGTGGTTAGTACCCTAGTGGAGTTGTGGTTAGTACCCTAGTGGAGTTGTGGTTAGTACCCTAGTGGAGTTGTGGTTAGTACCCTAGTGGAGTTGTGGTTAGTACCCTAGTGGAGTTGTGGTTAGTACCCTAGTGGAGTTGTGGTTAGTACCCTAGTGGAGTTGTGGTTTAACATTTGCTGTGGAGTTGGAACATTTGGATGTAGTTGTTTTTCTATTgaaagtgtgattttgagagtgaaaaccaGGCAGAATCTGTCCCTGTACCGTTGTGGTATTGAGTAatgtgatactaaacctggtatacAAGTCCAAATTCTGCTATTGTGACCTCACTAACACACAAACCCTGTAatatataaacactgtggtgtctctgtgtgttaggaGACAGGGTATGGAGGgttatataaacactgtggtgtctCTGTGTTAGGAGACAGGGTATGGAGGgttatataaacactgtggtgtgtatctctgtgttaggAGACAGGGTATGGAGGgttatataaacactgtggtgtgtctctgtgttaggaGACAGGGTGTGGAGGgttatataaacactgtggtgtgtctctctgtgttaggccagtgtggaaacaggagacagggtatggagggttatataaacactgtggtgtctctctgtgttaggaGACAGGGTGTGGAGGgttatataaacactgtggtgtctctctgtgttaggaGACAGGGTATGGAGGGTTAcataaacactgtggtgtgtctctgtgttaggaGACAGGGTGTGGAGGgttatataaacactgtggtgtgtctctctgtgttaggcCAGTGTGGTAACAGGAGACAGGGTATGGAGGGTTAcataaacactgtggtgtgtctctctgtgttaggcCAGTGTGGTAACAGGAGACAGGGTATGGAGGgttatataaacactgtggtgtgtctctctgtgttaggcCAGTGTGGTAACAGGAGACAGGGTATGGAGGgttatataaacactgtggtgtgtctctgtgttaggcCAGTGTGGTAACAGGAGACAGGGTATGGAGGgttatataaacactgtggtgtctctctgtgttaggaGACAGGGTGTGGAGGgttatataaacactgtggtgtgtctctctgtgttaggccagtgtggaaacaggagacagggtatggagggttatataaacactgtggtgtctctctgtgttaggaGACAGGGTGTGGAGGgttatataaacactgtggtgtgtctctctgtgttaggcCAGTGTGGTAACAGGAGACAGGGTATGGAGGATGCCGTTGTTTCAACATTACACCAGACAGGTCACTGACTGCCAGCTGGCTGACCTCAACAACGTCGGCAAGTACAGCCGgtaagaacacaacacacacacacacacacacacacacacacacacacacacacacacacacacacacaggtcacacaTCTAGAAACAACCTAAACAACTTCTGTGTTAATGCCATCTTAAACAACGTGTGTGCCATGTGCGTGTAGTTCTGGCGGAGCCTGCACGGCGGCAGCGTTTCTGAGGGAGTTTGTGACGGCTCCCATTGGGCGCACCTGGACATCGCAGGGTGATGACCAATAAGGACGAGGTACGGTACTCTTCTGGTACATTGATCTTAGAGCTGTTTTTGATTTTGCATTGATTTTACCGGGTTCGTCTCACTGAGTTGAAATATCTTTTTGCAAAGAGACCTGGGCAAAAGGGCAGCACACAAAGCATAAAACATGTACAACATAAAAACACTACAGTTTCAAAGGTTGACTTTAGGGGGACGCTAAGATAAAGGCTTTAAACTGTAGAACTGATCAATGCAgcgtcaggtcaggtcaggtcattTCAGCATTGACCTCTACAGCTTCCTGTGAAATGATGTCACAAATACTGGaggagttactggctagctacagtGGCTAGCTTAGCTAACGAACATCAACACACACTGGAGGAGTTACTGGCTAGATACAGTGGCTAGCTTAGCTAGCAAACATCAACACACACTGGaggagttactggctagctacagtGGCTAGCTTAGCTAACGTACTAGCTaagacacatcaacacacactggaggagttactggctagctacaggGGCTAGCTTAGCTAACGTACTAGCTaagacacatcaacacacactggaggagttactggctagctacaggGGCTAGCTTAGCTAACGAACTAGCTCTGTCCGTCACGGCGCGCATGATCAGAATGACACATCAATCACAACCCCTTCTGTTAGTGTTCTAGAACCATGACGACCACAACCCCTTATGTTAGTGTTCTAGAACCATGACGACCACAACCCCTTCTGTTAGTGTTCTAGAACCATGACGACCACAACCCCTTCTGTTAGTGTTCTAGAACCATGACGACCACAACCCTTCTGTTAGTGTTCAGGGAACCATGACGACCACAACCCCTTCTGTTAGTGTTCTGGAACCATGACGACCACAACCCTTCTGTTAGTGTTCTGGAACCATGACGACCACAACCCTTCTGTTAGTGTTCTGGAACCATGACGACCACAACCCCTTTCTGTTAGTGTTCAGGAACCATGACGACCACAACCCTTCTGTTAGTGTTTAGGAACCATGACGACCACAACCCCTTCTGTTAGTGTTTAGGAACCATGACGACCACAACCCCTTCTGTTAGTGTTCTGGAACCATGACGACCACAACCCCTTCTGTTAGTGTTCTGGAACCATGACGACCACAACCCCTTCTGTTAGTGTTCTGGAACCATGACGACCACAAC is a window of Oncorhynchus tshawytscha isolate Ot180627B unplaced genomic scaffold, Otsh_v2.0 Un_contig_2714_pilon_pilon, whole genome shotgun sequence DNA encoding:
- the lap3 gene encoding LOW QUALITY PROTEIN: cytosol aminopeptidase (The sequence of the model RefSeq protein was modified relative to this genomic sequence to represent the inferred CDS: inserted 1 base in 1 codon) yields the protein CGTEYWDTCKENIRAAIAGGCRVLQNHVLTHIEVDGCNDSQSAAEGAVLGLFTYDDLKTKKKTRVTTQLHGSGCVSGWEKGVLYGEGQNLARYLMEAPANHVTPSVFADTITNRLAPYADHVTVHKRSQEWIEEQQMGAFLSVSKGSEEPPVFLELHYNGCPDNAQCPLLLVGKGITFDSGGISLKPPSGMDAMRADMGGAATVCSAIVTAAALNLPINIIGLAPLCENMPSGKANKPGDVVTAKNGKTIQVDNTDAEGRLILADALCYAHSFNPRAIVNAATLTGAMDVALGSAATGVFTNSDWLWEQLHKASVVTGDRVWRMPLFQHYTRQVTDCQLADLNNVGKYSRSGGACTAAAFLREFVTAPXWAHLDIAG